The genomic region AGCGTGTGGCGTAGTCCGCATCGCCATCTGGAAGCACCCAGAGGGCGTGCATGTGATTCGGCAAGACCACCCAGGCAATGCTCGCGAATGGCCGGGTCCGCATCACATCCCCCACGCTCGCGCGCAACGCATCAATCCGCTCGATCAGCAAAGACGACGATCGGTCGGCAAGATTGACCGTGAAAAAATACGTGCCGCCAGGCACCCACATGCGACGATAACTCGACATCGCCCAAGCGTGCCCGTCGCACCCGCCCATCGCCATCCGGCAACCTCGCACCGCACCGTCGGAATTTCCCGACCCCGACAACCCACACGCCCGTCCAAGTAGGGTGGAGTAAGCGCAGCGCAACTCCACCATCGTAACGAGACAAACGCATCTTCCCCATGCGCGAAACCATCCGCTCCGCTTTGTGTGCGTGGTGCTTGTGGTCGCGCAATGGTGGAGTTGCGCTGCGCTTACTCCACCCTACTTGCTGTTTCACCGAACCCGCTATGCCTCGCATCTCGAAACGGCGCATCTTCGCAACATCCGCATGGAAACGCACGAGCGATTCGATTCGTAGGGTGGAGTAAGCGCAGCGCAACTCCACCATCGCATCAAGACAAACGCAACTTCCCCATGCGCGAAACCATCCGCTCCGCTTTGCGTGCGTGGTGCTTGTGGTCGCGCAATGGTGGAGTTGCGCTGCGCTTACTCCACCCTACTGGTTACTTCGTCGAGCTCGCTACGCCCCGCATTTCGAAACGGCGCACCCGCGCAACGTCCGCATGGAAACGCGCGAGCGATTCGATTCGTAGGGTGGAGTAAGCGCAGCGCAACTCCACCATCGCATCAAGACAAACGCATCTTCCCCATGCGCGAAACCATCCGCTCCGCTTTGTGCGCGTGGTGTCTGCGGTCACGCAATGGTGGAGTTGCGCTGCGCTTACTCCACCCTACTGGTTACTTCGCCGAACCCGCTACGCCCCGCATCTCGAAACGGCGCACCCGCGCAACGTCCGCATGGAAACGCACGAGCGATTCGATTCGTAGGGTGGAGTAAGCGCAGCGCAACTCCACCATCGCATCAAGACAAACGCATCTTCCCCATGCGCGAAACCATCCGCTCCGCTTTGCGTGCTTGGTGTCTGTGGTCGCGCAGTGTCCGCATGAAAACGAACGAACAATTCGATCTGTAGGGTGGAGTAAGCGCAGCGCAACTCCACCATCGCAACAAGACAAAAGCATTTTCCCAGTGCGCGAAACCATCCGCTCCGCTTTGCGTGCGTGGTGTCTGTGGTCACGCAATGGTGGAGTTGCGCTGCGCTTACTCCACCCTACTTGCTACTTGCTTTTTTTGCTTCAGAAGCCACGTGAACGAAACGGAATTGTAGATCGGCGAACTCTGCTCTTAACTGACCCAAGATCACTTTTATCAAGCATTCTTTCGAATGCATTAATAGCAAGCACAGACCCATGAGACGGGCCGAGAATTATTTCAGCAATCAAATCAGAAAGATTTGGAATCCATGAAACCCTTCCATCAAGAGGGATTTTTAGTTTGGGCTGAAAACCTGTCACGCCAGCAGCGTAATCAACGTAATTTTCAAATAAATTTTCACTATCTCTTTCTGAGAAATATATCAATCTCCACTCATTCTCCTCCTTAAAGCCGCAATGCTTTGTAGTCAGAGATATGAATTTGATTTTTTCTAACAAATAAGATGCGGACAATCCCATTTTCTTATCACCAATTTCACTCAGCTTCCTTAAGAAAAAATCAGCAATCTTTTCGATTTCCTTTCTTATCAAAGCCTCTCTTTCTCCCGGAAGACAATATTTTACCGGGCCAAGAATGAAAGGCGAATCGTCTTGCGGGGTGATTTTTGCAGTATCAAATACTATAGCCACCCCTTCCCCATTAGATCCATAAGCTCTCCACATGGAGAGAATGCCATCACCATCTCCCTCCTCATGCATTGAGAAACAGGCCGCAAACAAGGACCTTGCATGGCCGTGATCATAAAGATCAACATGCTCTTGAAATAAATTAATAAACCTATCAAATCGATCATAACTTCCGCAGGCAGTCTCAACTCCTTTGTGGGTGGAGAGAATTTTTATTGCCTCACGGATGCCCCACTGCAGCTCTTCAACATCATTCATTAATATTGGATGCGAGAGCCAAAGCTCTTTCCCCCGAAGAATAGCCTCTGCAGTCACCGCGGAAGTGTAATGAGCTAATAGTGGTCTAGCATTTGGATAATCCTCCGGACCTTCAACCTCATCCCATAATAAATTCCATAGCTCATCCATCAAGGAATCCATTTTACCCCCCCCTCACCCACACTTCGAATACCCACAATTCAAACAAGTAGCACACCCATCCATGATCACGATGGCTTTCGTGCTGCACTTGTGGCACATCGTCGCCGAAGGCGGAAAACTCACGCCTTCGCCGGTGACTTCGATGTCTTCGTGATGCGCGGCGGGGGCCGCTCCGCTCACGTCAGGCTTTTTTTTTGAGCGGTTCTCTTCGTACGCGCGGCGCTTTTCGGCGATCAGCGCGCGCTGCGCATCGCTCATATCCGGGTCGTGCATCAAACCAATCGTCTTGAGGTGGTCTTCGACGATCATGCCCAGTTCGGCGACCAGCGAGGGCATGTACACGCCGCCGGCCTTGAAGTAGCCGCCCTTGGGGTCGAACACGGCTTTCATTTCCTCGACCAGGAAGGTGACGTCGCCGCCCTTGCGGAACACGGCGGACATGATCCGGGTGAGCGCGACGATCCACTGGAAGTGTTCCATCGACTTGGAGTTGATGAAGATCTCGAAGGGGCGGCGCTGTTCGTGCTCGTTGCCGGCGTTGAGCACGATGTCGTTGATCGTCACGTACATGGCGTGTTCGACCAGCGGGGATTTGATCTTGTAGGTGCTGCCGATCAGCACTTCGGGGCGCTCGATGCGCTCGTGCATCTGGATGACGTCGGCGACGGGCAGGGCGATTTCGGCCTCGACGGTTTCGCGCGCGACCGCAGCGCCGGGGACGGCGGCCTTGTCTTCCGGTTTGACGACGGCGTAACCCTTGATTTTCTTGTCGATCTTGACGGCCATTGGTACGTGTTCCGATGCGGTGTTGGTGTGGGGTGTGTCCTGGTCTTGCCTACCCCTCCCCGACCCTCCCCTTCGCGTTGCGAAAGGGAGGGAGGAAGTGGATTACTTCTTCTTCACCGCTTTCTTGGCGGCCTTTTTCGGCGCGGCCTTTTTCGCGGCTTTCTTCACCGCTTTCTTGGCGGGCGCTTTTTTGGCGACGGCTTTCCTGGCGGCTTTCTTCACGGTTTTCTTGACGGCGGCTTTCTTGGCCGTGGCCTTCTTCGCGACCTTCTTCACCGCTGTCCTGGTTGCGGCTTTCTTGGCGGCGACCTTCTTGGCGGCTTTCTTGGCGGTCTTCTTCGCGGCCTTCTTGGCGCCGGCGACCTTGGCCTTCACCGTCTTCACGGCGGAGGCGGCTTTGGCCTTGGCGTCGTCGACCGCTTTGCCGGCGGCCTTGCGGGCCTTGCCGGCGGTTTTCCTGGCTTTCTTCACCGCGCTACCGACCGCTTTGCCCGCTTTGGTGTTGGCGACCGCGTCGCCCACTTCCTTTGCCTTGTCGGCCACTGCTTCGGCGGCGTCGGAAATCGCTTCCGTGATCACATTGCCATTGCTCATGGTGGTTCCTCGTCAGGGGATGCTCTGGGGTGACATCTTGGGGTTACGGGTCTTCGCCCGTGTGCGGAATGTAGCGCGATCCGTGGTGGTGCGGTGAAGTTGGCGACGCGGGATTTTCTGCGCGTTCGACGGGGGCGTTGCCCCCACCCCAACCCTCCCCCGCTTCGCAGGGGAGGGGGACGAACGCAGCGGTCAGAATTTGCCGTAGTAGCCTTCTTTCAGTGCATCGAACAGGTTGGCGGCGGTGTGCATTTCGCCGTCGTATTCGATCTCTTCGTTGCCCTTGACCTCGATGAAGCTGCCGTCTTCCAGCTCGAAGCGGTAGAGCGTGCTTTCGAGGTCGGACTCCTTCACCAGCACGCCCTGGAAGGCGGCGGGGTTGAAGCGGAAGGTGGTGCAGCCCTTGAGGCCCTGCTGGTAGGCGTAGCGGTAGATGTCCTTGAAGTCCTCGTAGGGGTAATCGGTGGGGACGTTCGCGGTCTTGGAGATGGAGCTGTCGACCCAGCGCTGGGCGGCGGCCTGTACGTCGACGTGTTCCTTGGGGCTGACGTCATCGGCGGAGATGAAGTAGTCGGGCAGTTTCGCCGTCGGGTCTTCGCTGTAGGGCATCGCCTGGGGATTGACCAGCGTGCGGTAGGCCAGCAGCTCGAAGCTGAAAACGTCGACCTTTTCCTTCGATTTCTTGCCTTCGCGGATGATGTTGCGGCTGTAGTGGTGCGCGAACGAGGGCTCGATGCCGTTGGAGGCGTTGTTGGCCAGCGACAGCGAGATGGTGCCGGTGGGCGCGATCGAGCTGTGGTGGGTGAAGCGGGCGCCGACTTCGGCCAGTTCGTCCACCAGCTCCGGCGCCACGTCGGCGATGCGCTGCATGTAGCGGCTGTATCTGGCGTGCAGCACCTTGCCGGGGATCTCCTGGCCGAGCTTCCAGCCGTCCTTCACCATTTCCGGACGCTTGCGCAGCATTTCGGCGGTGACGGCGAAGCGCTCTTCCATGATCGGCGCCGGGCCCTTTTCCTGGGCCAGCTGCAGGGCGACTTCCCAGCCGGCGACGGCCATGTCGCGGGCGATGCGGTCGGTGAATTCCAGCGACGGCGTGCTGCCGTATTTCATGCCGAGCATGGTCATGGTGCTGCCCAGGCCGAGGAAGCCCATGCCGTGGCGGCGCTTGCGCAGGATTTCGTCGCGCTGTTTCTGCAATGGCAGCCCGTTCACTTCGACCACGTTGTCGAGCATGCGGGTGAACACGCGCACGACTTCCTTGTATTCCTCCCAGTCGAACGTGGCCTGGTCGGTGAAGGCGTTGCGCACGAAGTTGGTGAGGTTGACCGAGCCCAGCAGGCAGGCGCCGTACGGCGGCAACGGCTGCTCGCCGCAGGGATTGGTGGCGCGGATGCTCTCGCACCACCAGTTGTTGTTCATCTCGTTGACCTTGTCGATCAGGATGAAACCCGGCTCGGCGAAGTCGTAGGTGGAGACCATGATCATGTCCCACAGATGACGGGCACGGATGTGGCCGTAGATCTTGCAGGCGACCAGGCCGTCGTCGCGGCTGATGTAGGTGTCGTGGGTGGGCCATTCGCGCCAGACCACCTGCTCGGCGCTGTTCACGTCGATGTCGCCGACTTCCTTGGCGTTGATCGGGAACACCAGCGGCCAGTCGGCGTCGATCTCGACCGCCTGCATGAAACCGTCGGTGATCAGCAGCGACAGGTTGAACTGGCGCAGGCGCCCGTCTTCGCGCTTGGCGCGGATGAAGTCCTTCACGTCCGGGTGGGCGACATCGAAGGTGCCCATCTGCGCGCCGCGACGACCGCCGGCCGAGGACACGGTGAAGCACATCTTGTCGTAGATATCCATGAAGGACATCGGGCCCGACGTGTAGGCGCCGGCGCCGGCGACGAACGCGCCGCGCGGACGCAGGGTGCTGAATTCGTAGCCGATGCCGCAGCCCGCTTTCAGGGTGAGGCCGGCTTCGTGGACTTTTTCGAGGATGCCGTCCATCGAGTCGGTGATGGTGCCCGACACGGTGCAGTTGATCGTCGAGGTGGCCGGCTTGTGTTCCAGCGCACCGGCATTGGAGGTGATGCGGCCGGCGGGAATCGCCCCGCGGCGCAGCGCCCACAGGAAGCGTTCGTACCAGTACTTCTGCTTTTCGGTATTCGGTTCGGCGTCCGCCAACGCATGCGCCACGCGCTGGTAGGTGGCGTCGATATCGGTATCGACGTCCTCGCCCTGCTTGGTCTTGAGCCGGTATTTCTTGTCCCAGATATCCCAGGACGCCGGCTGCATCGGTATTTCGGCGGCAGCGCTCGCTTTCGCGACCGCTTCAAGACGCACTGTGCTCATCCACTCCCATCCTCGTCGTTGTGTAGGCGCGGTGCTGCCGCAGCCTGTTGTTCTTGTTGCCGATGGCGGAGCTCCGCGCCACGCCTCGGTGAATTCTGTGATGCGGTTCCGGATCCAACCGCCGCGCAGACACTCCCTGACGATCCAGATGTATTCGCCTAACGTACTGTCTTCTTTCGATACGAAGCCGGTTTGTCGAAGCCTTTGTCGAAGCCTGCGGCCCAGGGATCTTCCGTGGAACAAGATTTCCCGTGAAACACCATTGGTTGGGCCTATTTCCGCGCTTACCCCAAGATATAGTGGCGACGCGGGGTGCCAAGCTACGCCCCTGTTCGGCCCAAGTCAACGGCTTGACGGGAGGGAAATCACATTCTCCGTCTGGCGACGGAACCCGGATCCGACCGCCTCCCGGGCGCCGGCCGGACGGCAGGTTTCATCTGCGGTTTAGGGCCCCCCACCGAGACTCCCCAAGGCGGCACGGGACCTCTGGATGCGTTCGCGGGGCTTGATTCCCCGGGCCTCTGCCGCGATGTTCAGCGGATGCCGCCACCGGCTTTCCACCCGGCCGCCACCCGACTTCCCATCCGCGTCACGACCTGTCCGAAGACGATGACCACCGACCGCGCCCGCACCAAGAAGACCTCGCTCCTGCTCGCCCTGACCGCCGCCGCCGCGTTCGGGGGCTTCGCCGCCACCTGGGTCCGCGAAACCCTGCAGACCCCGGCGATGGCCGCCGCTGCCATCCCGGCCGCGCTGCCGACGGTGGCGGCACTGCCCAGCGCCATCGACGGCCAGCCCATGCCTTCGCTGGCGCCGATGCTGAAGAAGGTCACGCCCGCCGTGGTGAGCGTGCATACCAAGCAGCGGGTGCGGGTGAACACGCCGTTCGGCGACGACCCGGTGTTCCGGCGGATGTTCGGCATTCCGGAGGAGCGCATCGCCGAATCGTTGGGGTCCGGGGTGATCGTGGACGCCGAGCGCGGTCTGATCCTCACCAACCACCATGTGATCGAAGGCGCGGACGATGTCTCGATCACGCTCAGCGACGGGCGGACCCTGAAGGCCGAGTTCGTCGGCTCCGACCCCGATACCGATGTCGCGCTGATGAAGATCCCGGCGCAGAAACTGACCGCGATCGCGCTGGCGTCCAGCGGCCATCTGCAGGTCGGCGATTTCGTGGTCGCGGTGGGCAACCCGTTCGGCGTCGGCCAGACCGTCACCTCGGGCATCGTCTCGGCGGTGGATCGCACCGGCCTGCCCGGCCTGGGATTCCAGAATTTCATCCAGACCGACGCATCGATCAACCCGGGCAACTCCGGCGGCGCGCTGGTCAATCTGCGCGGCGAACTGGTCGGCGTGAACACCGCCAGCTTCAACCCGCAGGGCAGCATGGCCGGCAATATCGGCCTGGGTTTCGCGATTCCGATCGACCTGGCCCGCAACGTGATGGCGCAGCTGTTGGACGGCGGCGCGGTGCGCCGCGGCGCGCTGGGCATCGACACCCAGGACGTGGACGCGCGGATCGCGCAGGGGCTGGGGCTGGACGAAGCCCGCGGCGCGGTGGTGACCCGGGTCTATCCGGGCTCGGCGGCGGCGTCGGCGGGACTGAAGATCGGCGACGTGATCGTGGCCGCCAACGGCCAGCGCGTGGACGACAGCGCATCGCTGCGGAATTTCCAGGGCCTGCAGCCGGTGAACGCGAAGGTGTCGCTGGACGTGCATCGCGAAGGCAAGCCGCTGCGGATCGCGGCGACCCTGCGCGAGCAGCCGCGCGAGATCGACGGCGCCAGCCTCGACCCGCGCCTCGCCGGCGCCAGCTTCGCCGAGCTGCCCGAATCCCTGCGCCGCCAGGGGGCGTCCGGGGTACTGGTGGACGCGGTGGCCAACGGCAGCCGTGCCGCCCGCAACGGCCTGCGCAAGGGCGATGTGATCCAGGCCGGCAGCATCGGCAAATTCGCCGACCTCAGCGGCTTCCGCGCCGGATTCGACGAGCGTCCGGACGCGCTGGTGCTGCGGCTGTGGCGCAACGGCCAGCGCGGCGATCTGCGGATGCAGTGACCCCCGGTGCGCGGCACTCGCTCTGCCCTCTCCCCGCAGCGCGGGAAGAGGGTGGCCGAAGCTCCGGAGGGGCAACCGTTTAGAATCACCCATGCATTTCAACATCCGCGCCATCACCCTCGACCTTGACGACACCGTCTGGCCGTTCGCACCGATCGGCGCGCGGATCGAACGGGTGCTCGACGATTGGCTGCGGATCCACAGCCCGCGCACCGCCGAACGCTTTCCGATTCCCGCGATGCGCGCGCTGCGCGAACAGGTGTTCGATGCGCACCCGCATCTGCTCCACGACATGAGCGCGCTGCGCAGGCTGACGCTGGAGCGCGCGTTGATCGAAAGCGGAAGCGACCCGGCGCTGACCGATGCGGCCTACGACGTGTTCTACGCCGAACGCAATCGCGTGGAGTGCTATCCCGATGCGCTGGATGCGCTGGCGCGGATCAGCGCGAAGCTGCCGGTCGCGGCGCTGAGCAACGGCAATGCCGATCTGGTCGCGATCGGCCTGGACCATCATTTCGCATTCCAACTGGGCGCACGCGAACACGGCGCGGCCAAACCCGATCCCGGCATCTTCCTCGCCGCCTGCGAACGCCTCGGCTGTGCGCCGGAAGAGGTGCTGCATGTCGGCGACCACATCGAGATGGATGTGCTGGGCGCCGCGCGCGCAGGACTGCGCACCGCGTGGGTGCATCGCGACGACGCGCATCATCCGCATTGGCCGCACGACGACATCCGGCCGGATCTGATCGTGCCCGATCTGGCCGCGCTGGCCGATCATCTCGACCGGATGCGGGGCGCGACGCCCGCATCGCCCGGCACGATTCCTCCTTCAGGAACACGCTCTCCAGGAACGCACCCATGACCGCATTGCCCGGCTTCATCGCCACTGCCGACCACGCCCTGCCGCTGCATGCGGTGACCGCGGGCGGTTTCGCCGCGTGGTCCGCACGGCAATCGGCGCCGCTGCAGGCCTGGCTGAAAGCGCAGGGCTTCACCGCCGCTGCCGGCACCGTCGCGCTGCTGCCCGGCAGCGAAGGGCTGGCCGGCGCGGTACTGGGCGTTGCCGACGCCAACGATCCGTTTTCCTACGCGCACGCCCCGTACGCACTGCCGACCGGCGACTGGCGGATCGCCGATGCGCTCGATGCCGACGCGACCGCCGCGCTGCAGTTGGGCTGGGGCCTCGGCAGCTATCGCTTCACCCGCTATCGCGATGCAGCGCGCGCGCCGGCGCGGCTGGCGATGGCTATCGACGACGATGTCGCCGCGCAGATCGCGGCCTGCTTCCGCACCCGCGATCTGATCAACACGCCCACCGAGCACATGGGCCCGGACGAACTCGAAGCGGTCGCGCGCGGGATCGCGACGACGCACGGCGCCGATCTCGATGTGCTGGCCGGCGACGATCTGCTCACCCATAATTTCCCGGCGATCCACGCGGTCGGCCGCGCATCGCATCGCGCGCCGCGCCTGATCGTGCTGCACTGGGGCGGCAATACCGATGAGGGCAAGGCGCGCCCGCATCTCGTCATCGTCGGCAAGGGCGTGTGCTTCGACACCGGCGGCCTCGACCTCAAGGCCGCCGCCGGCATGCGCAACATGAAGAAGGACATGGGCGGCGCCGCGCACGCGATCGCGCTGGCCGAACTGATCATGGCGCGCAAACTGCCGGTGCGGATCACCCTGCTGGTGCCGGCGGTGGAGAATGCGGTCGGCCCGAATGCGTACCGGCCCGGCGAAGTCATCGCCACGCGCAAGGGCATCAGCGTCGAGATCGACAACACCGACGCCGAAGGCCGCCTCGTGCTGTGCGATGCGCTGGCCTATGCCGCCGAGCAATCGCCGCAGCTGATCCTCGATTTCGCCACGCTCACCGGCGCCGCACGCGTCGCGCTGGGCCCCGATCTGCCGGCGCTGTTCAGCAACGACGAGGCGCTGGCGAACGATTGGCTCGCCGCCGGCGCGCGTCACTTCGATCCGCTGTGGCGGATGCCGCTGCATCGTCCATACCTGCGCTATCTGAAAAGCGACATCGCGGATCTCGCCAACGGCAGTTCGTCGCCGATGGCCGGCTGCATCACCGCCGCGCTGTATCTCGACCGCTTCGTGCCCACCGAACAACCGTGGGCGCATCTGGATGTCTACAGCTGGAACGACAACGACCGCGCCGGCCGTCCCGCCGGCGGCGAAGCGCAGGCGCTGCGCAGTTGCTATGCGATGTTGAAGGCGCGTTATGGTTGATCGTCGCCCGTATCGGCGGCAGTGGCGCGCATTGCTCGCGACCCTCGCGCTGCTCTGCGTCTTCGCAGGCGCGCACGCCTTCGCGCAACCCGCGAAAAAGCCCGTCGCGACGTCCGCCGCAACGCCCGCAGCGCAGCGCGCCGTGCTGGTGATGGGCGATTCATTGTCCGCCGCCTACGGACTGTCCGCCGCGCAGGGCTGGGTCGCGCTGACTGCGGAGAAGATCGCGAAGGAGAAACCCGGCTGGCGCGTGGTCAACGCGAGCATCAGCGGCGAAACCACCGCCGGCGGCGCCGCGCGCATCGCGGGTGAACTGAAACGCCACAAGCCTTCGGTCGTGGTGATCGAACTCGGCGCCAACGACGGTCTGCGCGGTCTGCCGCTCGCGCAGACCCGCGCCAACCTCGCGAAGATGATCGTCGCCGCGAAAACCGCGAACGCGAAGGTGCTGTTGATCGGAATGCGGCTGCCGCCGAACTACGGTCCGGATTACACGAAACAGTTCGAGCAACTGTTCCTGGAACTGTCGCAACAGCACAGGACGGCGTTCCTGCCGTTCCTGCTGCAGCCGATCGCGACGGACGATCGCGCGTTCCAGGCGGATCGTCTGCATCCGGTGGCCAGTGCGCAGCCGAAGCTGCGCGATCACGTCTGGTCGGCGCTGGTGCCGCT from Lysobacter sp. harbors:
- a CDS encoding leucyl aminopeptidase family protein, with the protein product MTALPGFIATADHALPLHAVTAGGFAAWSARQSAPLQAWLKAQGFTAAAGTVALLPGSEGLAGAVLGVADANDPFSYAHAPYALPTGDWRIADALDADATAALQLGWGLGSYRFTRYRDAARAPARLAMAIDDDVAAQIAACFRTRDLINTPTEHMGPDELEAVARGIATTHGADLDVLAGDDLLTHNFPAIHAVGRASHRAPRLIVLHWGGNTDEGKARPHLVIVGKGVCFDTGGLDLKAAAGMRNMKKDMGGAAHAIALAELIMARKLPVRITLLVPAVENAVGPNAYRPGEVIATRKGISVEIDNTDAEGRLVLCDALAYAAEQSPQLILDFATLTGAARVALGPDLPALFSNDEALANDWLAAGARHFDPLWRMPLHRPYLRYLKSDIADLANGSSSPMAGCITAALYLDRFVPTEQPWAHLDVYSWNDNDRAGRPAGGEAQALRSCYAMLKARYG
- a CDS encoding Do family serine endopeptidase, whose amino-acid sequence is MTTDRARTKKTSLLLALTAAAAFGGFAATWVRETLQTPAMAAAAIPAALPTVAALPSAIDGQPMPSLAPMLKKVTPAVVSVHTKQRVRVNTPFGDDPVFRRMFGIPEERIAESLGSGVIVDAERGLILTNHHVIEGADDVSITLSDGRTLKAEFVGSDPDTDVALMKIPAQKLTAIALASSGHLQVGDFVVAVGNPFGVGQTVTSGIVSAVDRTGLPGLGFQNFIQTDASINPGNSGGALVNLRGELVGVNTASFNPQGSMAGNIGLGFAIPIDLARNVMAQLLDGGAVRRGALGIDTQDVDARIAQGLGLDEARGAVVTRVYPGSAAASAGLKIGDVIVAANGQRVDDSASLRNFQGLQPVNAKVSLDVHREGKPLRIAATLREQPREIDGASLDPRLAGASFAELPESLRRQGASGVLVDAVANGSRAARNGLRKGDVIQAGSIGKFADLSGFRAGFDERPDALVLRLWRNGQRGDLRMQ
- a CDS encoding HAD family hydrolase, with amino-acid sequence MHFNIRAITLDLDDTVWPFAPIGARIERVLDDWLRIHSPRTAERFPIPAMRALREQVFDAHPHLLHDMSALRRLTLERALIESGSDPALTDAAYDVFYAERNRVECYPDALDALARISAKLPVAALSNGNADLVAIGLDHHFAFQLGAREHGAAKPDPGIFLAACERLGCAPEEVLHVGDHIEMDVLGAARAGLRTAWVHRDDAHHPHWPHDDIRPDLIVPDLAALADHLDRMRGATPASPGTIPPSGTRSPGTHP
- a CDS encoding NrdJb, with protein sequence MAVKIDKKIKGYAVVKPEDKAAVPGAAVARETVEAEIALPVADVIQMHERIERPEVLIGSTYKIKSPLVEHAMYVTINDIVLNAGNEHEQRRPFEIFINSKSMEHFQWIVALTRIMSAVFRKGGDVTFLVEEMKAVFDPKGGYFKAGGVYMPSLVAELGMIVEDHLKTIGLMHDPDMSDAQRALIAEKRRAYEENRSKKKPDVSGAAPAAHHEDIEVTGEGVSFPPSATMCHKCSTKAIVIMDGCATCLNCGYSKCG
- a CDS encoding DUF2971 domain-containing protein translates to MDELWNLLWDEVEGPEDYPNARPLLAHYTSAVTAEAILRGKELWLSHPILMNDVEELQWGIREAIKILSTHKGVETACGSYDRFDRFINLFQEHVDLYDHGHARSLFAACFSMHEEGDGDGILSMWRAYGSNGEGVAIVFDTAKITPQDDSPFILGPVKYCLPGEREALIRKEIEKIADFFLRKLSEIGDKKMGLSASYLLEKIKFISLTTKHCGFKEENEWRLIYFSERDSENLFENYVDYAAGVTGFQPKLKIPLDGRVSWIPNLSDLIAEIILGPSHGSVLAINAFERMLDKSDLGSVKSRVRRSTIPFRSRGF
- a CDS encoding arylesterase; its protein translation is MVDRRPYRRQWRALLATLALLCVFAGAHAFAQPAKKPVATSAATPAAQRAVLVMGDSLSAAYGLSAAQGWVALTAEKIAKEKPGWRVVNASISGETTAGGAARIAGELKRHKPSVVVIELGANDGLRGLPLAQTRANLAKMIVAAKTANAKVLLIGMRLPPNYGPDYTKQFEQLFLELSQQHRTAFLPFLLQPIATDDRAFQADRLHPVASAQPKLRDHVWSALVPLLK
- a CDS encoding adenosylcobalamin-dependent ribonucleoside-diphosphate reductase codes for the protein MSTVRLEAVAKASAAAEIPMQPASWDIWDKKYRLKTKQGEDVDTDIDATYQRVAHALADAEPNTEKQKYWYERFLWALRRGAIPAGRITSNAGALEHKPATSTINCTVSGTITDSMDGILEKVHEAGLTLKAGCGIGYEFSTLRPRGAFVAGAGAYTSGPMSFMDIYDKMCFTVSSAGGRRGAQMGTFDVAHPDVKDFIRAKREDGRLRQFNLSLLITDGFMQAVEIDADWPLVFPINAKEVGDIDVNSAEQVVWREWPTHDTYISRDDGLVACKIYGHIRARHLWDMIMVSTYDFAEPGFILIDKVNEMNNNWWCESIRATNPCGEQPLPPYGACLLGSVNLTNFVRNAFTDQATFDWEEYKEVVRVFTRMLDNVVEVNGLPLQKQRDEILRKRRHGMGFLGLGSTMTMLGMKYGSTPSLEFTDRIARDMAVAGWEVALQLAQEKGPAPIMEERFAVTAEMLRKRPEMVKDGWKLGQEIPGKVLHARYSRYMQRIADVAPELVDELAEVGARFTHHSSIAPTGTISLSLANNASNGIEPSFAHHYSRNIIREGKKSKEKVDVFSFELLAYRTLVNPQAMPYSEDPTAKLPDYFISADDVSPKEHVDVQAAAQRWVDSSISKTANVPTDYPYEDFKDIYRYAYQQGLKGCTTFRFNPAAFQGVLVKESDLESTLYRFELEDGSFIEVKGNEEIEYDGEMHTAANLFDALKEGYYGKF